The following proteins are co-located in the Bacillus pumilus genome:
- the truB gene encoding tRNA pseudouridine(55) synthase TruB: MINGVLLLHKERGMTSHDCVFKVRKILHTKKVGHTGTLDPEVSGVLPICIGRATKIVEYLTDKSKTYDAEITIGFSTTTEDQTGEVVEEKKVQKPISEEEIDAALKQFEGTIEQVPPMFSAVKIGGKKLYEYAREGIEIERPSREITIHRIERTTPVTFEDGNVSFRFTVLCSKGTYVRTLAVDIGKKLGYPAHMSHLIRTGSGDFTLDECITLDELRDMSEEGTIGEHLVPIERALNHLPKWEINDTLASKVENGAVLPMPDEFAHFAEEDRVAVFAPSGHCMAIYMKHPTKQNLMKPAKILSQDKQS, from the coding sequence ATGATAAATGGTGTTCTTTTATTACATAAAGAAAGAGGAATGACCTCTCACGACTGTGTGTTCAAAGTGAGAAAGATATTGCACACAAAAAAAGTCGGACATACAGGAACTCTCGACCCAGAAGTATCAGGTGTTCTGCCCATTTGTATTGGAAGAGCGACGAAAATCGTTGAGTACCTAACAGATAAATCGAAAACGTATGATGCAGAAATCACGATTGGCTTTTCGACGACGACAGAAGATCAAACAGGTGAAGTGGTTGAAGAAAAAAAGGTACAAAAGCCGATTTCAGAAGAAGAAATTGATGCTGCGCTGAAACAGTTTGAAGGAACCATTGAACAAGTTCCTCCAATGTTTTCTGCTGTGAAAATTGGCGGGAAAAAGCTCTATGAATATGCGAGAGAAGGAATTGAAATCGAGCGGCCAAGCCGTGAAATTACCATCCATCGCATCGAGCGGACTACACCTGTCACATTTGAAGATGGAAACGTGTCATTCAGATTCACTGTTCTGTGCTCAAAAGGTACGTATGTCAGAACCTTAGCGGTTGATATCGGAAAAAAACTAGGGTATCCGGCTCATATGTCACACCTCATTCGCACAGGGTCAGGCGACTTTACACTAGATGAATGTATTACCCTTGATGAGCTTCGTGATATGAGTGAGGAAGGAACGATAGGTGAGCACCTTGTACCGATCGAGCGCGCGCTCAATCATTTGCCGAAATGGGAGATAAATGATACATTAGCAAGTAAAGTGGAAAACGGTGCAGTCCTGCCAATGCCTGATGAATTCGCTCATTTTGCAGAGGAGGATCGTGTCGCTGTTTTTGCTCCTTCAGGTCATTGTATGGCGATTTATATGAAGCATCCGACCAAACAGAACCTGATGAAGCCGGCGAAGATCTTATCTCAGGACAAGCAATCTTAA
- the rbfA gene encoding 30S ribosome-binding factor RbfA — protein sequence MSMRATRVGEQMKKELGDILGRKLKDPRIGFLTVTDVEVSGDLQIAKVYISVLGDEKKREETLKGLAKAKGYIRSEIGNRIRLRKTPELHFEFDESVDYGNRIESLIAELNTKDHE from the coding sequence ATGAGCATGAGAGCAACCCGTGTGGGTGAGCAAATGAAAAAAGAATTGGGCGACATCCTTGGCAGAAAGCTGAAAGATCCAAGAATCGGCTTTTTGACTGTAACCGATGTCGAAGTGTCCGGTGATTTGCAAATTGCCAAAGTCTACATTTCTGTTCTTGGCGACGAGAAGAAAAGAGAAGAAACCTTAAAAGGCCTAGCAAAGGCGAAAGGGTATATCCGCTCTGAAATTGGCAATCGAATTAGACTTCGCAAAACACCAGAACTACACTTTGAATTTGATGAATCCGTTGATTACGGTAACCGAATTGAAAGCCTGATTGCTGAACTAAACACAAAAGATCACGAATAA
- a CDS encoding DUF503 domain-containing protein — protein MIGYTECECIIYDASSLKEKRAVLQRILTRTRHKFNVSIAEMDYQDTWQRTSIGIAVISSSRVQVEKELQRVLSFIDSFPEIERTITKTEWF, from the coding sequence ATGATCGGTTATACCGAATGTGAGTGCATCATCTATGATGCATCCTCACTGAAGGAAAAACGTGCGGTTCTTCAGCGTATATTGACAAGAACGCGCCATAAATTCAATGTGTCCATTGCTGAAATGGATTATCAGGATACATGGCAGCGTACATCAATTGGAATCGCCGTGATTTCCTCCTCTCGGGTTCAAGTGGAAAAAGAACTTCAGCGTGTATTAAGCTTTATTGATTCTTTTCCTGAAATTGAACGGACGATCACGAAAACTGAGTGGTTTTAA